One segment of Ficedula albicollis isolate OC2 chromosome 2, FicAlb1.5, whole genome shotgun sequence DNA contains the following:
- the MCM4 gene encoding DNA replication licensing factor MCM4: protein MSSPASTPSRRRGKRGRGSNPPTPQDARSPPSQKRRTDDSTSTGDLQPMPTSPPADGVQSPGAADALFSSPPQFRHSAIPLDFDISSPLTYGTPSSRVEGTPRSGVRGTPVRQRPDLGSVRKARQVDLHSDGPAEDIVATEQSLGQKLVIWGTDVNVASCKEKFQRFLQRFIDPLDKEDEDIGLDLNKPRYMQRLQEINVVGEPFLNVNCDHLRSFDENLYRQLICYPQEVIPTFDMAANEIFFDRYPDSILEHQIQVRPYNALKTRNMRNLNPEDIDQLITISGMVIRSSQLIPEMQEAFFRCQVCAFTTRVEIDRGRIAEPSVCKNCNTTHSMALIHNRSMFSDKQMIKLQESPEDMPAGQTPHTVALFAHNDLVDKVQPGDRINVTGIYRAVPIRVNPRVSSVKSVYKTHIDVIHYRKTDSKRLHGVDEETEQKRFTEERVEMLKELSKKADIYERLALALAPSIYEHEDIKKGILLQLFGGSRKDFTHTGRGNFRAEINILLCGDPGTSKSQLLQYVYNLVPRGQYTSGKGSSAVGLTAYVMKDPETRQLVLQTGALVLSDNGICCIDEFDKMNESTRSVLHEVMEQQTLSIAKAGIICQLNARTSILAAANPIESQWNPKKTTIENIQLPHTLLSRFDLIFLMLDPRDEGYDRRLARHLVSLYYQSEEKMEEEYMDMAVLRDYIAYARSYVNPRLGEEAGQALIEAYVDMRKIGSGRGMVSAYPRQLESLIRLAEAHAKVRFSEKVETIDVEEAKRLHREALKQSATDPRTGIVDISILTTGMSATARKRKEELAQALRKLIQSKGKAPSLKYQQLLDDLRAQSDTAVTKEMFEEALRALADEDFLTVTGKTVRLL, encoded by the exons ATGTCGTCGCCAGCCTCCACTCCCAGCCGCCGACGGGGCAAGCGCGGCCGGGGCAGCAACCCCCCGACTC CGCAAGATGCTcgctctcctccttcccagaaGCGTCGGACAGACGACTCCACTTCCACCGGCGACCTGCAGCCCATGCCCACGTCCCCGCCCGCCGACGGGGTGCAGAGCCCCGGCGCCGCCGATGCGCTGTTCTCCAGCCCGCCGCAGTTCCGCCACTCGG CCATTCCTCTTGACTTTGACATCAGTTCACCTCTGACTTACGGCACACCCAGCTCCAGGGTAGAGGGTACCCCTCGAAGTGGTGTCCGAGGAACTCCAGTCAGGCAGAGGCCGGATCTCGGGTCTGTCCGTAAGGCCAGACAAGTGGATCTGCACTCAGATGGG CCGGCTGAGGATATAGTAGCAACTGAGCAATCTCTTGGACAAAAGCTTGTTATTTGGGGAACAGATGTTAATGTGGCATcatgcaaagaaaaattccag AGATTTCTCCAGCGCTTTATTGATCCACTGGATAAAGAGGATGAAGATATTGGCCTGGATCTTAACAAGCCACGCTATATGCAACGACTTCAAGAG ATTAATGTGGTTGGGGAACCATTCCTGAACGTAAATTGTGACCATCTAAGATCATTTGATGAAAATCTCTACAGGCAACTGATCTGCTATCCTCAG GAAGTTATCCCAACATTTGACATGGCTGCCAATGAGATCTTTTTTGATCGTTACCCTGATTCAATACTAGAGCATCAAATTCAAGTAAGGCCATATAATGCCTTGAAGACCAGGAACATGAGAAATCTAAACCCTGAAG ACATTGATCAACTCATCACCATCAGTGGCATGGTCATTAGAAGCTCCCAGTTAATTCCTGAGATGCAGGAAGCATTCTTTAGATGCCAGGTGTGCGCGTTCACCACCAGAGTGGAAATTGACCGTGGCAGGATTGCTGAACCATCGGTGTGCAAGAACTGTAACACAACGCACAGTATGGCGCTGATTCACAACAGATCCATGTTCTCTGACAAACAGATG ATCAAACTGCAGGAATCTCCTGAAGATATGCCAGCTGGACAGACCCCACATACGGTGGCACTCTTTGCTCATAATGACCTTGTTGATAAAGTTCAGCCAGGTGACAGAATTAATGTCACAG GTATCTACCGGGCAGTCCCCATTCGAGTTAATCCCCGGGTCAGCAGTGTAAAATCCGTGTACAAGACCCACATTGATGTCATACACTATCGCAAGACAGACTCCAAACGCCTGCACGGTGTTGATGAGGAAACTGAGCAAAAGAGGTTTACAGAGGAACGTGTGGAAATGCTCAAAGAGCTTTCTAAAAAAGCAGACATATATGAGAGGCTTGCTCTAGCATTGGCTCCAAGTATCTATGAACACGAAGATATCAAAAAG gGTATTCTGCTTCAGCTTTTTGGCGGATCGAGAAAGGATTTTACTCACACAGGAAGAGGGAATTTTCGTGCAGAGATCAACATTCTTCTCTGTGGTGATCCTGGTACTAgcaaatcccagctgctccagtaTGTGTACAACCTGGTTCCTCGAGGCCAGTATACTTCTGGCAAAGGCTCAAGTGCAGTCGGTCTTACTGCATACGTGATGAAGGATCCAGAAACACGGCAGCTGGTTCTTCAGACAGGAGCTCTAGTACTTAGTGACAATGGCATTTGCTGCATTGATGAGTTTGataaaatgaatgaaagcaCAAGGTCCGTTCTACATGAAGTAATGGAACAACAGACACTCTCCATTGCAAAG GCTGGAATTATTTGCCAATTGAATGCTCGTACATCTATCCTAGCAGCAGCTAATCCTATAGAATCACAGTGGAATCCAAAAAAGACTACTATTGAAAATATTCAGCTTCCTCATACTCTACTGTCAAG GTTTGACTTGATATTTTTGATGCTGGATCCACGTGATGAAGGTTATGACAGACGTCTTGCTCGCCATTTGGTTTCACTGTACTACCAAAGTGAAGAAAAGATGGAGGAGGAATACATGGATATGGCAGTATTGAGGGATTACATTGCATATGCTCGTAGCTATGTAAATCCCAGATTAGGTGAAGAAGCAGGCCAAGCCCTTATTGAG GCCTACGTGGACATGAGGAAGATTGGCAGTGGCAGGGGAATGGTTTCCGCGTACCCCCGGCAGCTGGAGTCTCTGATCCGGCTGGCGGAGGCGCACGCCAAGGTGCGCTTCTCCGAGAAGGTGGAAACCATTGATGTGGAGGAAGCCAAACGCCTCCATCGGGAAGCACTGAAACAATCTGCTACTGATCCAAGGACCGGAATTGTGGACATATCCATTCTCACCACAG GAATGAGCGCGACAGCTCGTAAGCGGAAGGAGGAATTGGCTCAAGCCTTACGGAAGCTCATCCAGTCAAAGGGTAAAGCACCATCTCTGAAGTACCAACAGCTTTTGGATGATCTCCGAGCACAGTCTGATACA GCTGTTACGAAGGAAATGTTTGAAGAAGCACTTCGTGCCTTGGCTGATGAGGACTTCCTGACTGTGACTGGAAAGACTGTGAGGCTGCTGTGA